A region from the Streptomyces lydicus genome encodes:
- a CDS encoding ABC transporter permease codes for MSADTVPRIPCDDGPAPWRPAGADDGPARRLYWAFADCLTIVRRDLTHLVRQPVIIAWQLGFPIVSVLLFVYVFGSAMNVGDGVDYPTFAMPGIFAMTISFGFMNTAVAIVVDRDHGVTDRFRSLPMATSAVVSGRGVADVIGAAVDLVVLAAIAVVVGWRSHGSPAATLAAFGLLLLLRFALTWIGVYLGLLAPNQESAGGLYAVAFPFGMISSVFTPPSMMPDWLGTIAMWNPVSSTAGAIRELFGNPATKGGSWVEQHAVLMAVLWPVALTAVFLPLAVRRFRRLSR; via the coding sequence ATGAGCGCCGACACCGTGCCACGGATCCCCTGCGACGACGGCCCCGCCCCCTGGAGGCCGGCCGGTGCGGACGACGGCCCCGCGCGCCGTCTCTACTGGGCCTTCGCCGACTGTCTGACCATCGTCCGCCGGGATCTGACCCATCTCGTCCGGCAGCCCGTGATCATCGCCTGGCAGCTGGGCTTCCCGATCGTCTCCGTGCTGCTCTTCGTCTATGTCTTCGGCAGCGCGATGAACGTCGGCGACGGGGTGGACTACCCGACGTTCGCGATGCCCGGCATCTTCGCGATGACGATCTCCTTCGGTTTCATGAACACCGCGGTGGCCATCGTCGTCGACCGGGACCACGGGGTCACCGACCGGTTCCGCTCCCTGCCGATGGCGACGTCCGCCGTGGTCAGCGGGCGCGGGGTCGCGGATGTGATCGGCGCGGCCGTCGACCTCGTGGTGCTGGCCGCCATCGCCGTGGTCGTCGGCTGGCGCTCCCACGGCAGCCCGGCTGCCACCCTCGCCGCCTTCGGTCTGCTGCTGCTCCTGCGCTTCGCCCTCACCTGGATCGGGGTCTATCTCGGACTCCTGGCGCCCAACCAGGAATCGGCCGGCGGCCTGTACGCCGTTGCCTTCCCCTTCGGCATGATCTCCAGCGTGTTCACCCCGCCGTCGATGATGCCGGACTGGCTGGGCACGATCGCCATGTGGAACCCGGTCTCCTCGACGGCCGGCGCCATCCGGGAGCTCTTCGGCAACCCGGCCACGAAGGGCGGCAGTTGGGTCGAACAGCATGCGGTGCTGATGGCGGTGCTCTGGCCGGTCGCCCTCACTGCGGTCTTCCTGCCGCTGGCGGTACGGCGCTTCCGGCGGCTGAGTCGCTGA